One genomic window of Falco peregrinus isolate bFalPer1 chromosome 18, bFalPer1.pri, whole genome shotgun sequence includes the following:
- the ATP6V0A1 gene encoding V-type proton ATPase 116 kDa subunit a 1 isoform X2: MGELFRSEEMTLAQLFLQSEAAYCCVSELGELGKVQFRDLNPDVNVFQRKFVNEVRRCEEMDRKLRFVEKEIKKANIPIMDTGENPEVPFPRDMIDLEANFEKIENELKEINTNQEALKRNFLELTELKFILRKTQQFFDEAELHHQQMADPDLLEESSSLLEPSEMGRGAPLRLGFVAGVINRERIPMFERMLWRVCRGNVFLRQAEIENPLEDPVTGDYVHKSVFIIFFQGDQLKNRVKKICEGFRASLYPCPETPQERKEMASGVNTRIDDLQMVLNQTEDHRQRVLQAAAKNIRVWFIKVRKMKAIYHTLNLCNIDVTQKCLIAEVWCPVADLDSIQFALRRGTEHSGSTVPSILNRMQTNQTPPTYNKTNKFTSGFQNIVDAYGIGTYREINPAPYTIITFPFLFAVMFGDFGHGILMTLIAVWMVIRESRILSQKSDNEMFNMVFSGRYIILLMGLFSTYTGLIYNDCFSKSLNMFGSSWSVRPMFSKGNWSDALLETTPLLQLNPAIPGVFGGPYPFGIDPIWNIASNKLAFLNSFKMKMSVILGIIHMLFGVTLSLLNHIYFKKPLNIYLGFIPEMIFMSSLFGYLVILIFYKWTAYDAHTSKDAPSLLIHFINMFLFSYSDTSNKMLYKGQQGLQCFLVVVALLCVPWMLVAKPLVLRHQYLRRKHLGTHNFGGIRVGNGPTEEDAEIIQHDQLSTHSEEGEEFDFGDTVVYQAIHTIEYCLGCISNTASYLRLWALSLAHAQLSEVLWTMVIHIGLSVRSLGGGFGLFFIFAAFATLTVAILLVMEGLSAFLHALRLHWIEFQNKFYTGTGFKFLPFSFDIIREGRFDD, encoded by the exons ATGGGGGAGCTGTTCCGCAGCGAGGAGATGACCCTGGCCCAGCTCTTCCTCCAGTCCGAGGCCGCGTACTGCTGTGTCAGCGAGCTGGGCGAGCTGGGGAAGGTCCAGTTCCGTGAC ctgaaCCCGGACGTGAATGTCTTCCAGCGTAAATTCGTTAATGAAGTCAGGAGGTGCGAGGAAATGGACCGAAAGCTGC GGTTTGTTGAGAAGGagattaaaaaagcaaatattcctATCATGGACACTGGTGAAAACCCGGAGGTGCCATTTCCACGTGACATGATTGACTTGGAG GCAAACTTTGAGAAAATTGAAAATGAGCTTAAAGAAATCAACACAAACCAGGAGGCTCTGAAGAGAAATTTCTTGGAGCTGACAGAATTAAAATTCATACTGCGTAAAACTCAACAATTTTTTGATGAG GCTGAATTGCATCATCAGCAGATGGCGGATCCAGACCTGTTGGAGGAATCCTCTTCACTCCTGGAACCAAGTGAGATGGGAAGAGGTGCCCCGCTACGACTTGG GTTTGTGGCTGGTGTGATCAACCGTGAGCGAATCCCCATGTTTGAGCGCATGCTATGGCGAGTGTGCCGAGGGAACGTATTCCTGCGTCAAGCAGAAATTGAAAACCCCCTGGAGGATCCTGTAACG gGGGATTACGTGCACAAGTCTGTGTTTATCATCTTTTTCCAAGGTGACCAGCTGAAGAACAGAGTCAAGAAGATATGTGAAGG ATTCCGTGCCTCCCTCTACCCATGCCCAGAAACGCCACAGGAGCGGAAGGAAATGGCTTCTGGTGTCAATACCAGAATTGATGATCTTCAGATG GTGCTGAACCAAACAGAGGATCATCGCCAAAGGGTGTTGCAGGCAGCCGCTAAAAATATCCGTGTCTGGTTCATCAAAGTACGCAAGATGAAGGCTATCTACCATACCCTGAATCTGTGCAATATCGATGTGACACAAAAGTGCTTGATTGCTGAAGTCTGGTGTCCTGTTGCTGACCTCGATTCTATCCAGTTTGCTCTCAGGAGAGGCACT gaacaCAGCGGATCCACTGTCCCATCTATTTTAAACAGGATGCAAACCAATCAGACCCCACCAACATACAACAAAACTAACAAGTTTACTTCTGGCTTTCAAAACATTGTTGATGCTTACGGCATTGGAACATACCGGGAAATAAACCCAG CACCATATACGATCATTACCTTCCCGTTTCTGTTTGCTGTGATGTTTGGAGATTTTGGCCATGGAATCCTGATGACTCTGATTGCTGTCTGGATGGTGATTAGGGAAAGTCGTATTCTGTCACAGAAGAGTGACAATGAG ATGTTCAACATGGTTTTTAGTGGTCGATACATCATTCTGCTGATGGGACTGTTCTCCACTTACACAGGCCTCATCTACAATGACTGTTTCTCCAAGTCTCTTAATATGTTCGGTTCGTCATGGAGTGTCCGGCCCATGTTCTCAAAAGGCAATTGGTC AGATGCCTTGCTAGAGACTACTCCTCTGCTTCAGCTGAACCCTGCTATTCCCGGGGTGTTCGGTGGACCCTACCCCTTTGGCATTGACCCA ATTTGGAACATTGCCAGCAATAAACTGGCCTTCCTCAATTCATTTAAGATGAAAATGTCTGTGATTCTTGGCATTATCCACATGCTTTTTGGTGTCACGTTGAGTCTTCTCAACCATAT ctATTTTAAGAAGCCACTGAACATATACCTTGGATTTATTCCAGAAATGATTTTCATGTCATCACTGTTTGGATATCTTGTTATTCTAATTTTCTACAAATGGACAGCCTATGATGCTCACACGTCAAAGGATGCACCAAGCCTTTTAATACACTTTATCAACATGTTTCTGTTCTCCTACAGTGATACCAGTAATAAGATGCTTTATAAAGGGCAG caaGGGCTCCAGTGTTTCCTCGTGGTGGTGGCATTACTGTGCGTGCCATGGATGCTGGTAGCTAAACCCCTGGTCCTTCGCCATCAGTATTTAAGGAGAAAGCACTTG GGAACTCACAACTTTGGTGGGATCCGGGTGGGCAACGGACCAACTGAGGAGGATGCCGAGATCATTCAACACGACCAGTTATCTACCCATtctgaggaaggggaagag TTTGACTTTGGCGACACGGTGGTGTACCAGGCTATCCACACCATTGAGTATTGCCTGGGGTGCATTTCCAACACTGCATCCTACTTGAGGCTCTGGGCTCTCAGCTTAGCCCACGCAC AGCTCTCGGAAGTGCTCTGGACCATGGTGATCCACATCGGCCTCAGCGTGAGGAGTCTGGGTGGAGGCTTTGGCCTCTTCTtcatctttgctgcttttgctacCCTGACAGTAGCAATTCTTCTGGTCATGGAGGGGCTGTCTGCTTTTCTCCATGCTCTTCGCTTGCACTG
- the ATP6V0A1 gene encoding V-type proton ATPase 116 kDa subunit a 1 isoform X5 — MGELFRSEEMTLAQLFLQSEAAYCCVSELGELGKVQFRDLNPDVNVFQRKFVNEVRRCEEMDRKLRFVEKEIKKANIPIMDTGENPEVPFPRDMIDLEANFEKIENELKEINTNQEALKRNFLELTELKFILRKTQQFFDEAELHHQQMADPDLLEESSSLLEPSEMGRGAPLRLGFVAGVINRERIPMFERMLWRVCRGNVFLRQAEIENPLEDPVTGDYVHKSVFIIFFQGDQLKNRVKKICEGFRASLYPCPETPQERKEMASGVNTRIDDLQMVLNQTEDHRQRVLQAAAKNIRVWFIKVRKMKAIYHTLNLCNIDVTQKCLIAEVWCPVADLDSIQFALRRGTEHSGSTVPSILNRMQTNQTPPTYNKTNKFTSGFQNIVDAYGIGTYREINPAPYTIITFPFLFAVMFGDFGHGILMTLIAVWMVIRESRILSQKSDNEMFNMVFSGRYIILLMGLFSTYTGLIYNDCFSKSLNMFGSSWSVRPMFSKGNWSDALLETTPLLQLNPAIPGVFGGPYPFGIDPIWNIASNKLAFLNSFKMKMSVILGIIHMLFGVTLSLLNHIYFKKPLNIYLGFIPEMIFMSSLFGYLVILIFYKWTAYDAHTSKDAPSLLIHFINMFLFSYSDTSNKMLYKGQQGLQCFLVVVALLCVPWMLVAKPLVLRHQYLRRKHLGTHNFGGIRVGNGPTEEDAEIIQHDQLSTHSEEGEED, encoded by the exons ATGGGGGAGCTGTTCCGCAGCGAGGAGATGACCCTGGCCCAGCTCTTCCTCCAGTCCGAGGCCGCGTACTGCTGTGTCAGCGAGCTGGGCGAGCTGGGGAAGGTCCAGTTCCGTGAC ctgaaCCCGGACGTGAATGTCTTCCAGCGTAAATTCGTTAATGAAGTCAGGAGGTGCGAGGAAATGGACCGAAAGCTGC GGTTTGTTGAGAAGGagattaaaaaagcaaatattcctATCATGGACACTGGTGAAAACCCGGAGGTGCCATTTCCACGTGACATGATTGACTTGGAG GCAAACTTTGAGAAAATTGAAAATGAGCTTAAAGAAATCAACACAAACCAGGAGGCTCTGAAGAGAAATTTCTTGGAGCTGACAGAATTAAAATTCATACTGCGTAAAACTCAACAATTTTTTGATGAG GCTGAATTGCATCATCAGCAGATGGCGGATCCAGACCTGTTGGAGGAATCCTCTTCACTCCTGGAACCAAGTGAGATGGGAAGAGGTGCCCCGCTACGACTTGG GTTTGTGGCTGGTGTGATCAACCGTGAGCGAATCCCCATGTTTGAGCGCATGCTATGGCGAGTGTGCCGAGGGAACGTATTCCTGCGTCAAGCAGAAATTGAAAACCCCCTGGAGGATCCTGTAACG gGGGATTACGTGCACAAGTCTGTGTTTATCATCTTTTTCCAAGGTGACCAGCTGAAGAACAGAGTCAAGAAGATATGTGAAGG ATTCCGTGCCTCCCTCTACCCATGCCCAGAAACGCCACAGGAGCGGAAGGAAATGGCTTCTGGTGTCAATACCAGAATTGATGATCTTCAGATG GTGCTGAACCAAACAGAGGATCATCGCCAAAGGGTGTTGCAGGCAGCCGCTAAAAATATCCGTGTCTGGTTCATCAAAGTACGCAAGATGAAGGCTATCTACCATACCCTGAATCTGTGCAATATCGATGTGACACAAAAGTGCTTGATTGCTGAAGTCTGGTGTCCTGTTGCTGACCTCGATTCTATCCAGTTTGCTCTCAGGAGAGGCACT gaacaCAGCGGATCCACTGTCCCATCTATTTTAAACAGGATGCAAACCAATCAGACCCCACCAACATACAACAAAACTAACAAGTTTACTTCTGGCTTTCAAAACATTGTTGATGCTTACGGCATTGGAACATACCGGGAAATAAACCCAG CACCATATACGATCATTACCTTCCCGTTTCTGTTTGCTGTGATGTTTGGAGATTTTGGCCATGGAATCCTGATGACTCTGATTGCTGTCTGGATGGTGATTAGGGAAAGTCGTATTCTGTCACAGAAGAGTGACAATGAG ATGTTCAACATGGTTTTTAGTGGTCGATACATCATTCTGCTGATGGGACTGTTCTCCACTTACACAGGCCTCATCTACAATGACTGTTTCTCCAAGTCTCTTAATATGTTCGGTTCGTCATGGAGTGTCCGGCCCATGTTCTCAAAAGGCAATTGGTC AGATGCCTTGCTAGAGACTACTCCTCTGCTTCAGCTGAACCCTGCTATTCCCGGGGTGTTCGGTGGACCCTACCCCTTTGGCATTGACCCA ATTTGGAACATTGCCAGCAATAAACTGGCCTTCCTCAATTCATTTAAGATGAAAATGTCTGTGATTCTTGGCATTATCCACATGCTTTTTGGTGTCACGTTGAGTCTTCTCAACCATAT ctATTTTAAGAAGCCACTGAACATATACCTTGGATTTATTCCAGAAATGATTTTCATGTCATCACTGTTTGGATATCTTGTTATTCTAATTTTCTACAAATGGACAGCCTATGATGCTCACACGTCAAAGGATGCACCAAGCCTTTTAATACACTTTATCAACATGTTTCTGTTCTCCTACAGTGATACCAGTAATAAGATGCTTTATAAAGGGCAG caaGGGCTCCAGTGTTTCCTCGTGGTGGTGGCATTACTGTGCGTGCCATGGATGCTGGTAGCTAAACCCCTGGTCCTTCGCCATCAGTATTTAAGGAGAAAGCACTTG GGAACTCACAACTTTGGTGGGATCCGGGTGGGCAACGGACCAACTGAGGAGGATGCCGAGATCATTCAACACGACCAGTTATCTACCCATtctgaggaaggggaagag